In Vicinamibacterales bacterium, the DNA window GCAGGTCGTTGATGAAACGGCCCAGACGGCGCCCCATAAAGGGGCGCCCTACAACGTGCTGGACCTCGCCACTGGCACGGGGTCCAACCTTCGTTATCTGGCCGAGCGCCTGCCCGGCCACCAGCGTTGGCTGGTCGTTGACCGAAACCCGGACCTGCTCGCGCTCGTGACCGATCGCACCGCGTCCTGGGCCGCGGCGCGCGGCTATGCGTTCCACTCGCACGCGACCGGTCTGCGCGTCAGCCACGGGTCGCTGGACTGCGAGATCGAAACGCTGCAGCGGGACCTGCGAGAGCTGGACGATGCGGGGTTGTTCGCGGGGCGGCACCTGGTCACCGCATCGGCACTGCTGGATCTCGTGTCGGAGTCGTGGCTGCGGTCGCTCGCCGCGCAATGCCGAGATGTGGGCGCGGCCGCACTGTTCGCCCTCACCTATAACGGCGAGTCGTCTTGTTGGCCGGCGGAGCCCGACGACGACCTGGTTCGGGAGTTGTTGAACCGGCACCAGCACACCGACAAGGGACTGGGCGGCATTGCCGCTGGTCCAGACGCGGTGGCGTGCGCCGAGCGCTGCTTCGCCGCGATCGGATACCAGGTCCGCACCGAGCCCACCGATTGGAACCTGGGGCCGGTCCAGGATGACATGCAGCGCTACCTCGTCGGCGACTGGGCACGTGCCGCCGGCGAGTTGGCGCCGGACCTGCTGCCGCGCATCACCAATTGGCGCGATCGCCGGCTGGCGCACATTCAGGCCGGGCAATCACGCATCGTCGTGCGCCATCACGACCTGGCGGCGTGGCCGGCGACACGGCCATGAGCTCGCAGCCGGCGCCCCGTTTCGGCCTGGCCCAGGTCCGCGACTACTACGATCGTCACACTGCGGCGTTTGTCTCGCACGGACAGGGCGGGGGTGCCGGCGCGATCCATCGCGCGGTGTGGGGGCCGGGTGTCAGCAATCGCGCCCAGGCGTTTCACTACGTCGAGGATCGGATCGCGGAACTCATTCACAGCCTGCCCGCTGTTGCCGGGCGTCC includes these proteins:
- a CDS encoding class I SAM-dependent methyltransferase, giving the protein MTDSLADWLRLREAADWEARSPRLVQQVVDETAQTAPHKGAPYNVLDLATGTGSNLRYLAERLPGHQRWLVVDRNPDLLALVTDRTASWAAARGYAFHSHATGLRVSHGSLDCEIETLQRDLRELDDAGLFAGRHLVTASALLDLVSESWLRSLAAQCRDVGAAALFALTYNGESSCWPAEPDDDLVRELLNRHQHTDKGLGGIAAGPDAVACAERCFAAIGYQVRTEPTDWNLGPVQDDMQRYLVGDWARAAGELAPDLLPRITNWRDRRLAHIQAGQSRIVVRHHDLAAWPATRP